The following coding sequences lie in one Acidimicrobiia bacterium genomic window:
- a CDS encoding YbaK/EbsC family protein produces MTIASRVLAHLNALGADYEVIDIDPDLADTAAFCAAYGYTLAESANAILVASRRPEGHHAVCVVLATMRLDVNRRVRTLLGVQKVSFADAGTTRLLTDMEIGGVTPFGLPDGVPVLVDAAVMGAGRCIVGGGSRSIKIHLDPEVFGRMDGVAIVDDLARHPG; encoded by the coding sequence ATGACCATCGCCTCTCGCGTTCTCGCCCATCTCAATGCCCTCGGTGCCGATTACGAGGTCATCGACATCGATCCCGACCTCGCCGACACGGCCGCCTTCTGCGCCGCATACGGCTACACCCTCGCCGAGTCGGCAAATGCGATCCTGGTCGCCTCCCGGCGACCCGAGGGCCATCACGCGGTGTGCGTGGTGCTCGCCACGATGCGCCTCGACGTCAATCGCCGGGTGCGCACACTGCTGGGCGTGCAGAAGGTGTCGTTCGCCGATGCGGGCACCACGCGACTACTCACGGACATGGAGATCGGCGGGGTGACCCCGTTTGGCCTTCCCGATGGGGTGCCGGTACTGGTCGACGCCGCGGTGATGGGTGCCGGCCGGTGCATCGTGGGGGGTGGAAGCCGGTCGATCAAGATCCACCTCGACCCGGAGGTGTTCGGACGGATGGACGGTGTGGCGATCGTCGACGATCTGGCTCGCCATCCCGGGTGA
- a CDS encoding DNA-3-methyladenine glycosylase 2 family protein, with product MDRLGTITSDVRYLARQDPRLASPVGVPPIELHEPGFHRLVHLILGQQVSIESAGAMYANLVTTLGAVTPEALLRLDDDMMRRCGFTRMKAGYARGIAEAILDGFDLSALDAMGPDAAVATLTTLRGVGVWTAECYLLFAVGHRDIFPAGDLALRVGWQEIAALEAPPSEQALRAIAEQWAPRRTAAAHLVWDAYLRRRGRR from the coding sequence ATGGACCGCCTCGGCACGATCACTAGCGACGTTCGCTACCTGGCGCGACAGGACCCCCGGCTGGCGAGTCCGGTCGGTGTTCCACCGATCGAGTTGCACGAGCCGGGCTTCCACCGCCTAGTCCACTTGATCCTCGGTCAGCAGGTGTCGATCGAGTCGGCAGGTGCCATGTACGCCAATCTGGTCACCACCCTTGGCGCGGTCACCCCGGAAGCGCTGCTCCGACTCGACGACGACATGATGCGGCGGTGCGGCTTCACCCGGATGAAAGCCGGGTACGCGCGGGGCATCGCCGAGGCGATCCTCGACGGGTTCGACCTCTCCGCCCTAGACGCCATGGGACCCGACGCTGCAGTGGCCACCCTCACCACACTGCGCGGTGTGGGTGTGTGGACCGCCGAGTGCTACCTCCTGTTCGCCGTCGGCCACCGCGACATCTTCCCTGCCGGCGACCTGGCGCTGAGAGTGGGATGGCAGGAGATTGCCGCGCTGGAGGCGCCGCCGAGCGAACAGGCGCTGAGAGCGATAGCGGAGCAGTGGGCACCGCGGCGCACAGCGGCGGCACACCTGGTCTGGGACGCGTACCTGAGGCGGAGGGGAAGGCGATGA
- a CDS encoding methylated-DNA--[protein]-cysteine S-methyltransferase, with protein sequence MTIEDRLQQLTATPPDDVGNRVLVGVGLADEFVEWPSIVGRLFIAFNGRGVSTVSADADAGRFEAYFQRRHRRPLRPATAVPEAIERHLAEALDRGRPGRLPVDLRGVTPFQRDVLLTAATIPRGEVRPYGWIAKELGNPGAVRAVGSALATNPIPLILPCHRVVRSDGSLGRYSLGSDDNKPRLLAAEGLDVAEYQRMARTGTRFVGSETTRIYCHPTCRAARTIAGSHRVELHSTSEAADRGFRACKLCRPAA encoded by the coding sequence ATGACCATCGAAGACCGACTGCAGCAGCTCACCGCCACCCCTCCCGATGATGTCGGCAACCGGGTCCTCGTCGGTGTCGGGCTCGCCGACGAGTTCGTCGAGTGGCCCAGCATCGTCGGGCGCCTGTTCATCGCCTTCAACGGTCGTGGCGTGTCCACCGTGTCGGCCGACGCCGACGCCGGGCGATTCGAGGCGTACTTCCAGCGGCGCCACCGCCGCCCGCTGCGGCCGGCCACGGCCGTGCCCGAGGCCATTGAGCGGCACCTCGCCGAAGCCCTCGATCGTGGTCGGCCGGGGAGGCTGCCCGTGGACCTTCGCGGGGTCACGCCCTTCCAGCGCGACGTCCTGTTGACGGCGGCGACGATCCCCCGCGGTGAGGTCCGCCCGTATGGCTGGATCGCCAAGGAGCTGGGCAACCCCGGGGCGGTGCGGGCGGTGGGATCGGCTCTGGCCACCAACCCGATCCCCCTGATCCTCCCCTGTCACCGGGTGGTCCGATCCGACGGGTCACTTGGCCGCTACTCACTCGGCTCCGACGACAACAAGCCGCGGCTCCTCGCCGCCGAGGGCCTCGACGTGGCCGAATACCAGCGGATGGCTCGGACCGGCACACGGTTCGTCGGAAGCGAGACGACCCGGATCTACTGCCATCCGACCTGTCGAGCGGCGCGCACGATCGCCGGCTCCCACCGCGTCGAACTCCACAGCACGAGTGAGGCTGCGGACCGTGGGTTTCGGGCCTGCAAACTGTGCCGGCCCGCGGCCTGA
- a CDS encoding amidase family protein — MDRLAGRVLMISLVASACAGGTAGTTASTTLIPSTTVVTTTTAASTTTTSTTTSTLPPEPFDPFEATIPELQTAMDEGRLSALELVDYYLDRIDAHDGDLGAILAVNPNAREEAAALDSERAAVGARGPLHGIPVVLKDNLNTFDMPTTAGSVALADFRPGDDSAQVAALREAGAIILAKTNMHELARDITNVSSLGGQTRNPYDPSRNPGGSSGGTAVAVTMNFAVAGLGTDTCGSVRIPSAYNGLYGLRPTWEWSSSRGVIPLTLTEDTVGPLTRSVIDLAIVLDVIAAINHRADLSPTPFQGAVEAVDPNGLIGRRIGVVDGLFAGAHPEVAASVRAALDDMAAAGATIVPVTIPGFDALRGNAATVFLREFRFAFDEYLAGYQQAPVSSLAELVALGVHHPAVDEQLRRAIAVTTLDTTEYRQALARRDVVRSELTAFMDANDLDALAYPTIRQPAAAIGQSQGGTNCGTASVGGMPAIVVPAGTAAGVPIGLELMGRPFAELTLIAIAAGYEASGSHRVPPGPGQ; from the coding sequence ATGGATCGCCTGGCTGGCCGTGTCCTCATGATCTCGCTTGTGGCCAGCGCTTGCGCTGGGGGGACCGCGGGGACGACCGCCAGCACGACGCTGATCCCCTCCACGACCGTCGTCACCACGACCACGGCGGCGTCGACGACGACGACGAGCACGACGACCAGCACGCTGCCGCCCGAGCCGTTCGATCCGTTCGAGGCGACGATCCCGGAACTCCAGACGGCGATGGACGAAGGGCGGCTGAGTGCCCTGGAGCTCGTCGACTACTACCTCGACCGGATCGATGCCCACGACGGCGACCTCGGCGCCATCCTCGCGGTCAATCCGAATGCGCGCGAGGAGGCAGCCGCACTCGATTCCGAGCGCGCCGCCGTCGGAGCGCGCGGGCCGCTGCACGGGATCCCGGTGGTGCTCAAGGACAACCTCAACACCTTCGACATGCCGACCACGGCGGGGTCGGTGGCGCTCGCCGACTTCCGTCCGGGGGACGACTCGGCTCAGGTGGCGGCGCTGCGCGAGGCCGGGGCGATCATCCTCGCCAAGACGAACATGCACGAGCTGGCACGCGACATCACCAACGTGTCGTCCCTCGGCGGGCAGACCCGCAACCCGTACGACCCTTCCCGGAACCCCGGTGGGTCGAGTGGTGGCACCGCGGTTGCGGTCACGATGAACTTCGCCGTCGCCGGGTTGGGTACCGACACCTGTGGTTCGGTCAGGATCCCTTCGGCCTACAACGGGTTGTACGGGCTGCGCCCCACCTGGGAGTGGTCGTCGTCGCGGGGAGTCATCCCGCTCACCCTCACCGAGGACACGGTGGGTCCGCTCACCCGGTCGGTCATCGACCTGGCCATCGTCCTCGATGTCATCGCGGCCATCAACCATCGCGCCGATCTGTCGCCGACACCGTTCCAGGGGGCCGTCGAAGCCGTCGACCCGAACGGGCTCATCGGGCGTCGCATCGGCGTGGTCGACGGCCTGTTCGCCGGTGCGCATCCCGAGGTGGCGGCGTCAGTGCGGGCGGCGCTCGACGACATGGCCGCCGCCGGTGCCACCATCGTGCCGGTCACCATCCCCGGCTTCGATGCGCTCCGCGGCAACGCCGCCACGGTTTTCCTGAGGGAGTTCCGCTTCGCCTTCGATGAGTACCTCGCCGGGTATCAGCAAGCGCCGGTGTCGTCCCTCGCCGAACTGGTGGCGCTCGGCGTGCATCACCCGGCGGTCGACGAGCAACTACGGCGGGCCATCGCAGTGACCACCCTCGACACCACCGAGTATCGCCAGGCGCTGGCCAGGCGCGACGTGGTGCGCTCCGAGCTCACTGCTTTCATGGATGCCAACGACCTGGACGCCCTCGCCTACCCGACGATCCGCCAGCCGGCGGCAGCGATCGGCCAATCACAGGGCGGGACCAACTGTGGCACTGCCTCGGTTGGGGGGATGCCGGCGATCGTGGTGCCGGCAGGCACTGCCGCCGGTGTACCGATCGGCCTCGAGCTCATGGGCAGGCCGTTCGCCGAGCTCACCCTGATCGCCATCGCCGCGGGCTATGAGGCGTCGGGGTCTCACCGCGTGCCCCCCGGCCCCGGTCAGTGA
- a CDS encoding sigma-70 family RNA polymerase sigma factor translates to MTDLDDLAVRLSKDLDAVFPEVVQALSPGLYSGALRMLGHRQDAEDVTQDALIRAYRALDEYPAERIATLRLSGWLWTIAANLCRNRLRQRSRKPTLPLDGPEPTDGGAGPDERAEQADLGDRLTGHLLTLSWPMRSAVVLRHVVGLTTDEIATALDRPTATVRSDIHRGLERLRHLLDEETP, encoded by the coding sequence ATGACCGACCTCGACGACCTGGCCGTGCGGCTATCAAAGGATCTCGACGCCGTGTTTCCCGAGGTCGTGCAGGCGCTGAGCCCCGGTCTCTACTCCGGGGCGCTTCGCATGCTGGGACACCGCCAGGACGCCGAGGACGTCACCCAGGACGCGCTGATCAGGGCCTACCGGGCGCTCGACGAGTACCCGGCGGAGCGGATCGCCACCCTCCGGCTGTCCGGATGGCTGTGGACCATCGCAGCCAACCTGTGCCGCAACCGGCTGCGCCAGCGATCCCGCAAACCAACGCTGCCACTCGACGGACCGGAACCGACCGACGGCGGTGCCGGGCCAGACGAGAGGGCCGAGCAGGCCGATCTGGGCGACCGACTCACCGGCCACCTGCTCACCCTGTCGTGGCCGATGCGAAGCGCCGTCGTCCTGCGTCACGTCGTCGGCCTCACCACCGACGAAATCGCAACCGCCCTGGACCGCCCAACGGCGACCGTCAGATCCGACATCCACCGGGGCCTGGAACGGCTCCGCCACCTGCTCGATGAGGAGACGCCATGA
- a CDS encoding peptidylprolyl isomerase — protein sequence MARYSSPPDLEIELDGTYTATLHTSLGDITIEFLADEALVTVNNFLFLARDGFYDGVIFHRIVPGFVIQGGDPTGTGSGGPGYQFRDELDGSGRYARGTVAMANAGPSTNGSQFFVCLGDLGLPHQYSIFGRVTDGMDVVDAIAALRTGAQDRPDDPPTIDSVTVTGF from the coding sequence ATGGCCCGCTACTCATCCCCGCCGGATCTCGAAATCGAGCTCGACGGCACCTACACCGCCACCCTGCACACCTCGTTGGGAGACATCACGATCGAGTTCCTCGCCGACGAGGCACTGGTGACGGTCAACAACTTCCTCTTCCTCGCTCGTGACGGCTTCTACGACGGGGTGATCTTCCATCGCATCGTCCCCGGCTTCGTGATCCAGGGCGGCGACCCGACCGGCACGGGCAGCGGCGGCCCCGGTTACCAGTTCCGCGACGAGCTGGACGGGTCGGGACGCTACGCCCGTGGGACGGTGGCCATGGCCAACGCCGGCCCAAGCACCAACGGATCACAGTTTTTCGTGTGCCTCGGCGACCTCGGACTGCCCCACCAGTACTCGATCTTCGGGCGGGTCACCGACGGCATGGACGTCGTCGACGCCATCGCCGCTCTCCGCACCGGGGCCCAGGACCGGCCGGACGATCCCCCGACGATCGACTCGGTCACCGTCACCGGCTTCTGA
- a CDS encoding vitamin B12-dependent ribonucleotide reductase produces the protein MGDGLRIDRYFTRNGEDPLESVDWVRRDSRITNPDGSVVFEMKDAEVPAAWSQVAADIMVSKYFRKAGVPQHGEHGEVLFDDDGQPVLGAEESAKQVFTRLAATWRLWGERGGYFASDADAHAFQDELVYMLANQIAAPNSPQWFNTGLNHMYGLTGPAQGFWFIDEKTEQLTESTDSYTRPSPHACFIQSVSDDLVGDGGIMDLWTREARLFKFGSGTGTNFSTLRAENEPLSGGGKSSGVMSFLKIGDRAAGAIKSGGTTRRAAKMVILDVDHPDIETFVDWKKVEEDKVRALIAAGYPSDFNGEAYQTVSGQNSNNSVRVTEDFIRAVAEDGDWELTARTTPGLVMKTVKARDLWRRIAEAAWACADPGLQFDTTINQWHTCPADGPIRGSNPCSEYMFIDNTACNLASLNLVTFYDDDTGEFDLVGYKHAIRLWTMVLEISVLMAHFPSQEIAQGSYDYRTLGLGYANLGSLLMRKGLPYDSDEGRAVAGALTAVLTGDAYAASAEMAVALGPFPRFSQNRESMLRVMRNHRLAAYNAPAGEYDGITHFVMGIDPDLCPPDLLTAARESWDNAVAMGEAHGYRNAQATVLAPTGTIGLLMDCDTTGVEPDFALVKFKKLAGGGYFKIANQSIDPALRNLGYDDAQRLEIVQHVIGTMSLDGAPHVNRESLADKGFAEDEIDAIERTLPGVFELRHAFNVFVVGEEALQRLGFTEDQYTSFDFDLLGSLGFSRSQVEEANRIICGTQTIEGVPYLADEHLPVFDCANRNGKLGVRFIHHTGHIRMMAAAQPFISGAISKTINMPNEVTIADIEDSYALSAELGLKAMALYRDGSKASQPLSSSTGEGDTNDDEDEGLAEAIDSVARMVTGVFAPGVSPSQAYHGVNRPRFLLPSRRTGWTQEAKVGGHKVFLRTGEYDDGTLGELFIDLAKEGATLRGILGCFAIAVSKGLQYGVPLEEFVESFTFQTFEPRGMVEGHPNIKMSTSIIDYVFRSLGLEYLGRADLVQVPPQEVGELPEPPSGLAVDAGVQLELDEDITRMAPVHHPAVADRKPLPVTGNGKGNGHSNGNGHGKKATVTLTAKPATAAASQTVSVQAALSEMMGDAPMCGVCGHITIRSGSCYKCLNCGNTTGCS, from the coding sequence ATGGGCGACGGACTGCGGATCGATCGGTACTTCACTCGTAACGGGGAGGATCCGCTCGAATCCGTCGACTGGGTGCGACGCGACTCGCGCATCACCAACCCGGATGGGTCGGTGGTCTTCGAGATGAAGGATGCCGAGGTTCCCGCCGCCTGGTCGCAGGTCGCCGCCGACATCATGGTGTCGAAGTACTTCCGCAAGGCCGGTGTCCCCCAGCACGGCGAGCACGGCGAGGTGCTCTTCGACGACGACGGGCAGCCCGTCCTCGGCGCCGAGGAGAGCGCCAAGCAGGTCTTCACCCGCCTCGCCGCCACCTGGCGCCTCTGGGGCGAGCGGGGCGGCTACTTCGCCTCGGACGCCGACGCCCACGCGTTCCAGGACGAGCTGGTCTACATGCTCGCCAATCAGATCGCCGCTCCCAACAGCCCGCAGTGGTTCAACACCGGGCTCAATCACATGTACGGACTCACCGGACCGGCACAGGGCTTCTGGTTCATCGACGAAAAGACCGAGCAGCTGACCGAGTCGACCGACTCGTACACCCGCCCCTCCCCCCACGCCTGCTTCATCCAGTCGGTGAGCGACGACCTGGTCGGCGACGGCGGCATCATGGATCTGTGGACCCGCGAGGCGCGCCTGTTCAAGTTCGGTTCCGGCACCGGTACCAACTTCTCGACGCTGCGCGCCGAGAACGAGCCGCTCTCGGGCGGCGGCAAGTCGTCCGGCGTCATGTCGTTCCTCAAGATCGGCGACCGCGCCGCCGGCGCCATCAAGTCGGGTGGCACCACCCGCCGCGCCGCCAAGATGGTGATCCTCGACGTCGACCACCCCGACATCGAGACCTTCGTCGACTGGAAGAAGGTCGAGGAGGACAAGGTCCGCGCCCTCATCGCCGCCGGCTACCCGTCGGACTTCAACGGCGAGGCGTACCAGACGGTGTCCGGCCAGAACTCAAACAACTCGGTGCGGGTGACCGAGGACTTCATCCGGGCCGTCGCCGAGGACGGCGACTGGGAACTGACCGCCCGCACGACGCCCGGTCTGGTCATGAAGACGGTCAAGGCTCGCGACCTGTGGCGGCGGATCGCCGAGGCCGCCTGGGCCTGTGCCGATCCCGGCCTCCAGTTCGACACGACGATCAACCAGTGGCACACCTGCCCGGCCGACGGCCCCATCCGGGGGTCAAATCCTTGTAGCGAATACATGTTCATCGACAACACGGCGTGCAACCTGGCCAGCCTCAACCTGGTGACGTTCTATGACGACGACACCGGCGAGTTCGACCTGGTCGGCTACAAGCACGCCATCCGTCTGTGGACCATGGTGCTGGAGATCTCGGTGCTCATGGCCCACTTCCCGTCGCAGGAGATCGCCCAGGGGTCGTACGACTATCGAACGCTCGGCCTCGGCTACGCCAACCTCGGCTCACTGCTCATGCGCAAGGGCCTCCCCTACGACTCCGATGAGGGGCGGGCGGTCGCCGGAGCGCTGACCGCGGTCCTCACCGGTGACGCCTATGCGGCATCCGCGGAGATGGCGGTGGCGCTCGGGCCGTTCCCGCGCTTCTCGCAGAACCGGGAGTCGATGCTGCGGGTGATGCGCAACCACCGGCTGGCCGCATACAACGCTCCCGCCGGGGAGTACGACGGCATCACCCACTTCGTCATGGGCATCGATCCCGACCTGTGCCCGCCCGACCTGCTGACCGCGGCCCGCGAGTCGTGGGACAACGCGGTCGCCATGGGCGAGGCCCACGGATACCGCAACGCCCAGGCGACGGTGCTGGCGCCGACGGGGACCATCGGCCTGCTCATGGACTGCGACACCACAGGCGTCGAGCCCGACTTCGCCCTGGTCAAGTTCAAGAAGCTCGCCGGCGGCGGTTACTTCAAGATCGCCAACCAGTCGATCGACCCGGCGCTGCGAAACCTCGGCTACGACGATGCCCAGCGGCTCGAGATCGTCCAGCACGTGATCGGAACGATGTCGCTCGACGGCGCTCCGCACGTGAATCGTGAGTCGCTCGCCGACAAGGGATTCGCCGAGGACGAGATCGATGCGATCGAGCGCACGCTGCCCGGCGTGTTCGAGCTGCGCCACGCGTTCAACGTGTTCGTGGTCGGTGAGGAAGCCCTCCAGCGGCTCGGCTTCACCGAGGACCAGTACACCTCGTTCGACTTCGATCTGCTCGGGTCGCTCGGCTTCAGCCGTTCGCAGGTGGAGGAGGCGAACCGAATCATCTGCGGCACGCAGACCATCGAGGGCGTCCCGTACCTGGCCGACGAGCACCTGCCGGTGTTCGACTGCGCCAACCGCAACGGCAAGCTCGGTGTGCGGTTCATTCACCACACCGGTCACATCCGGATGATGGCGGCGGCTCAGCCGTTCATCTCGGGGGCGATCTCGAAGACGATCAACATGCCCAACGAGGTGACCATCGCCGACATCGAGGACTCGTACGCCTTGTCCGCCGAGCTGGGCCTCAAGGCGATGGCCCTTTACCGGGACGGGTCGAAGGCGAGTCAGCCGCTGTCGTCGAGCACCGGTGAGGGCGATACCAACGACGACGAGGATGAGGGGCTCGCCGAGGCCATCGACAGTGTGGCCCGGATGGTGACGGGCGTGTTCGCCCCGGGGGTCAGCCCCTCACAGGCGTACCACGGGGTCAACCGGCCCAGGTTCCTGCTGCCCTCCCGGCGTACCGGCTGGACCCAGGAGGCGAAGGTGGGGGGCCACAAGGTGTTCCTCCGCACCGGCGAGTACGACGACGGCACGCTCGGCGAGCTGTTCATCGACCTGGCCAAGGAGGGAGCCACGCTGCGCGGCATCCTCGGGTGCTTCGCCATCGCCGTCTCCAAGGGCCTCCAGTACGGGGTGCCGCTCGAGGAGTTTGTCGAGTCGTTCACCTTCCAGACGTTCGAGCCCAGGGGCATGGTCGAAGGCCACCCGAACATCAAGATGTCGACGTCGATCATCGACTACGTGTTCCGTTCCCTCGGCCTCGAGTACCTGGGTCGGGCCGATCTGGTCCAGGTGCCGCCGCAGGAAGTCGGCGAGCTGCCGGAGCCGCCGAGCGGTCTCGCCGTCGACGCCGGCGTCCAGTTGGAGCTCGACGAGGACATCACCCGCATGGCGCCGGTGCACCACCCGGCGGTGGCCGACCGGAAGCCGCTTCCCGTCACCGGGAACGGCAAGGGCAACGGCCACAGCAACGGGAACGGTCACGGCAAGAAGGCCACGGTCACGCTGACCGCGAAGCCAGCGACGGCCGCCGCCAGCCAGACGGTGTCCGTGCAGGCGGCCCTGAGCGAGATGATGGGCGACGCCCCGATGTGTGGCGTCTGCGGCCACATCACGATCCGCAGCGGATCGTGCTACAAGTGCCTCAACTGCGGCAACACAACGGGCTGCTCGTAA
- a CDS encoding acyl-CoA dehydrogenase, giving the protein MTDYRPPVTDIRWVLENVAGLGEISTIERFAHADSDATAGILDEAGRFMAEVIAPLARTGDTVGSRRNDDGTVTTPPGYREAYRRFVDAGWPAAAFPEEWGGGGLPTVVGIALQELLTTADVAFSLCPMLTCSANELLLAHGSEEQQGLYLEKLISGEWTGTMALTEPHAGSDVGALSTRAVPADDGTWRITGTKIFITWGEHDMTDNTIHMVLARTPDAPPGTAGVSCFIVPKVLVQPDGTLGERNDVSCVSIEHKLGIHASPTCVLSFGDRGNGAIGYLVGEANSGMRYMFTMMNLARLMVGVEGLAVAERAYQQAAAYALERRQGRAVGDEGGPSPIVRHPDVRRMLMLMRSGTEAMRCLMYRNAAAIDLGEHHPDPDVRERETALAGLLTPLSKAWGTDLGTELASLGIQVHGGAGFIEETGAAQWWRDSRIAPIYEGTNGIQAIDLVSRKVAGDGGAAVRWLLDHLDEGTDAAEEPVRTPLSEAIEACRRATDWLLSADRPDALAAATGYCRMLATTVAGGLLASATRGTGFSDEFLSDKAATTAFFAEQVVSGVPGMLPSVLAGAKSLFGVPEERLV; this is encoded by the coding sequence ATGACCGACTATCGCCCGCCCGTCACCGACATCCGATGGGTGCTGGAGAACGTCGCCGGTCTCGGCGAGATCTCGACGATCGAACGATTCGCCCACGCGGACTCCGATGCGACCGCCGGCATCCTCGACGAGGCGGGACGCTTCATGGCCGAGGTGATCGCGCCGCTCGCTCGGACCGGTGACACCGTCGGGAGTCGCCGCAACGACGATGGGACCGTCACCACTCCCCCTGGTTACCGCGAGGCATATCGACGCTTCGTCGACGCCGGCTGGCCGGCGGCGGCGTTCCCCGAGGAGTGGGGCGGAGGCGGCCTTCCCACCGTGGTCGGGATCGCCCTCCAGGAGCTGCTCACCACCGCAGACGTGGCGTTCTCACTCTGCCCGATGCTGACCTGTTCGGCCAACGAACTGCTGCTGGCCCACGGCAGCGAGGAGCAGCAGGGCCTCTACCTGGAGAAGCTGATAAGCGGCGAGTGGACCGGGACCATGGCGCTCACCGAGCCCCACGCCGGATCCGACGTCGGGGCCCTCTCCACCCGCGCCGTTCCCGCCGACGACGGGACCTGGCGCATCACCGGGACGAAGATCTTCATCACCTGGGGCGAGCACGACATGACCGACAACACCATCCACATGGTCCTGGCCCGAACGCCGGATGCTCCACCCGGGACCGCTGGCGTGTCCTGCTTCATCGTCCCCAAGGTGCTCGTGCAGCCCGACGGCACGCTCGGGGAGCGCAACGACGTCTCCTGCGTCTCGATCGAGCACAAGCTCGGCATCCATGCCAGCCCCACTTGTGTCCTCTCCTTCGGGGACCGGGGAAACGGTGCCATCGGCTATCTGGTCGGCGAGGCGAATTCGGGCATGCGCTACATGTTCACCATGATGAACCTGGCCCGACTCATGGTCGGCGTCGAGGGTCTCGCCGTCGCCGAGCGGGCATATCAGCAGGCGGCGGCTTACGCCCTCGAGCGTCGACAGGGACGAGCGGTAGGCGACGAGGGCGGACCGTCGCCGATCGTCCGGCATCCCGACGTACGCCGCATGCTGATGCTCATGCGCTCCGGCACCGAGGCGATGCGGTGCCTCATGTACCGCAACGCGGCGGCCATCGACCTGGGCGAGCACCATCCGGATCCAGACGTCCGTGAACGCGAGACCGCCCTCGCCGGTCTGTTGACTCCTCTGTCCAAGGCATGGGGGACGGACCTGGGCACGGAACTCGCCTCGCTGGGCATCCAGGTGCATGGCGGTGCCGGGTTCATCGAGGAGACCGGCGCCGCCCAGTGGTGGCGCGACTCCCGGATCGCCCCCATCTACGAGGGCACCAACGGGATCCAGGCGATCGATCTGGTGAGTCGCAAGGTGGCCGGCGACGGCGGCGCAGCGGTTCGGTGGCTCCTCGACCACCTCGACGAGGGCACGGACGCCGCCGAGGAGCCCGTTCGCACTCCCCTGTCCGAGGCCATCGAAGCATGTCGACGCGCCACCGACTGGCTGCTCAGCGCCGATCGCCCGGACGCGCTGGCGGCCGCCACCGGGTACTGCCGGATGCTGGCGACGACGGTCGCCGGCGGGCTGCTGGCCTCGGCGACCCGGGGAACCGGCTTTTCCGACGAGTTCCTGTCAGACAAGGCCGCCACGACCGCCTTCTTCGCCGAACAGGTGGTGAGCGGCGTCCCGGGCATGCTCCCGAGCGTGCTCGCCGGGGCCAAATCGCTCTTCGGAGTCCCCGAAGAGCGTCTCGTCTGA
- a CDS encoding AI-2E family transporter encodes MTTKDAPVKDRNGMPPWVPRLLGMIVAIMVGVFTAYHVLGRLRGLIVILLISLFLSIAIEPGVNFLARRGWRRGPATWAMFLSVILSLGLFIGMMVPLVVDQVSRLVERLPGYVDQFYGFLDRLGVDVSGKRLSDAVSGLDPDLGGLADDLAGTVFGVGQRLLNTLLQLLTIGLFTFYMAAEGPKMRRAVCSIMRPERQVKVLRAWEIAIDKTGGYFYSRALLAGIGALVAWAVFAITGIPFAIALALWMGVLSQFVPVVGTYLGGALPLVIALLESPAKAIVVVVFVVVYQQFENYLLTPRITARTMALHPAVAFGAAIAGGTLMGVPGALMALPFAATVQAFVGTFMERHEVVYDNLTSDAPYDSDDTPEE; translated from the coding sequence GTGACCACCAAGGACGCCCCCGTCAAGGATCGAAACGGGATGCCTCCCTGGGTGCCCCGGCTTCTCGGCATGATCGTCGCCATCATGGTCGGGGTCTTCACCGCCTATCACGTTCTGGGGAGGTTGCGCGGGCTGATCGTCATCCTGCTGATCAGCCTGTTCCTGTCGATCGCCATCGAACCCGGGGTCAACTTCCTGGCCCGCAGGGGATGGCGGCGCGGTCCGGCCACCTGGGCGATGTTCTTGTCGGTGATCCTGTCGCTCGGCCTGTTCATCGGGATGATGGTGCCGCTGGTCGTCGACCAGGTGTCCCGCCTCGTCGAGCGGCTTCCCGGGTACGTGGACCAGTTCTACGGCTTCCTGGACCGACTCGGTGTCGACGTGTCCGGGAAGCGGCTCAGCGACGCGGTGTCAGGACTCGACCCGGATCTCGGCGGCCTGGCCGACGATCTCGCCGGGACCGTCTTCGGCGTCGGACAGCGGCTACTCAACACCCTGCTTCAGTTGCTCACCATCGGGCTGTTCACCTTCTACATGGCGGCCGAAGGTCCGAAGATGCGGCGGGCGGTGTGTTCGATCATGCGGCCGGAGCGCCAGGTGAAGGTGCTCCGGGCATGGGAGATCGCCATCGACAAGACGGGCGGCTACTTCTACTCGCGGGCACTCCTCGCCGGTATAGGGGCGCTGGTGGCCTGGGCTGTGTTCGCCATCACCGGCATCCCATTTGCGATCGCCCTCGCCCTCTGGATGGGGGTGCTCTCCCAGTTCGTTCCCGTGGTCGGGACGTACCTGGGGGGCGCGTTGCCGCTGGTCATCGCCCTCCTCGAGAGCCCGGCGAAGGCGATCGTCGTCGTGGTATTCGTCGTGGTGTATCAGCAGTTCGAGAACTATCTGCTGACGCCACGAATCACCGCCCGCACCATGGCACTCCACCCTGCGGTGGCTTTCGGCGCCGCCATTGCCGGCGGCACGCTGATGGGTGTCCCCGGTGCCCTGATGGCGTTGCCGTTTGCGGCGACGGTGCAGGCGTTCGTTGGGACCTTCATGGAGCGCCACGAGGTGGTCTACGACAACCTGACCTCGGATGCTCCATACGACTCGGACGACACCCCCGAGGAGTGA